The following nucleotide sequence is from Mucilaginibacter sp. cycad4.
ATTTTATTGGAGAGGGGCTTTATCTCAGTAAAATTTTAGTTTGCTTACGTTACAAACGTAAGCCCATGTTAAGCACTCGTTGCAAACGAGTGCAAGATGTTAGTAGATGTTGAAACAAAAAGAGCCCCCTCACAGGCAGCTCTTTTATTTCTTGCGCTCGTTTGCAACGAGCGCTTAATATGGTTTAGCTATTGCATCGCGATACCTCTTTGTTATTCATTAACCACACCCATTGAGCAAAACTTATCAATACGCTCGGCAACAAGCTCATCGATATTGCGCTCTTTAAGGGTTTTCAGGTCTTTTAATAATTGTTTTTTCAGGATATCTGCCATAGCAACCGGGTCCTGGTGGGCACCGCCAAGTGGTTCTTTAATTACACCGTCAATCAACTTGTTCTTGAACATTTCTGTCGAAGTTAGTTTAAGCACTTCGGCAGCCCGCTCTTTGTTTTCCCAGGTTTTCCAAAGGATGGTTGAGCAGTTTTCGGGCGAGATCACCGAATACCAGGAGTTATCCAGCATCAGCACCTTATCGCCAATGCCAATACCCAATGCACCGCCCGATGCACCCTCGCCAATAATAACACAAATCACCGGCACTTTCAGCACTGCCATTTCAAGCAGGTTACGGGCAATGGCTTCACCTTGTCCGCGCTCTTCGGCCTCTAAGCCAGGGAATGCTCCCGGTGTATCAATCAGGGTAACTACAGGCTTGTTAAATTTTTCAGCC
It contains:
- a CDS encoding acetyl-CoA carboxylase carboxyltransferase subunit alpha, whose product is MKITFDFEKPLAELQQQIEKVKQVEDKNKLDMSATIAELEGKLEDAKKDIYSNLTGWQKVQISRHPERPYTLQYIELMCDDFIELHGDRTVGDDKAIIGGFGTLNGQTVMFIGHQKGRNTKERQYRNFGMANPEGYRKALRLMKMAEKFNKPVVTLIDTPGAFPGLEAEERGQGEAIARNLLEMAVLKVPVICVIIGEGASGGALGIGIGDKVLMLDNSWYSVISPENCSTILWKTWENKERAAEVLKLTSTEMFKNKLIDGVIKEPLGGAHQDPVAMADILKKQLLKDLKTLKERNIDELVAERIDKFCSMGVVNE